The Canis lupus familiaris isolate Mischka breed German Shepherd chromosome 7, alternate assembly UU_Cfam_GSD_1.0, whole genome shotgun sequence nucleotide sequence TGAAATGGTGCTGTAAATTTGAAGATAATctaaattgagaagaaaaaattgCTTAGCATCcatcaagtttttctttttagtatccCTGCTATTTAAAGTACTCTCTGGTTTAATTTCCAGACAATGTTAGACATTCAGACAAGCTTTATTTAAACAGAccacaccaaaaaataaaaaaaaataaaaaaaacagaccaCACCACAATTTGgcattcatttactcatgtgGTGATATCCAAAAGCCAGTAACAAGTGGGTAAAAGCTcaataattaacatattaatgTCACTTATTAATTATAACATATCTGAGAGCCTGCACTTCCTAATAAATATGCATTCTAAAACTGTAAGTTGTTGtgtctttaagaaagaaaatgtggcctTTATGAATGTTATGTATAACCCACCAGACTTTTGATGTCAGAAGAACTATATTTTTCTATGATTATTCTTACTATGTATATATTAGGTAATTTTGTACTGCATCTTAAAACAGCTTCTAATAATGGTTAATATTTATCCCATGTTACAAATACATGTGATGTAACAAAGggtttaaaaatcatttccaataAATACATCTTGAAGTTTAAAGACCTTTTATACTGtgaaaaaagttataaaacttttaaaaatttaacatttaacaaaCATCTAAGTTCTAGGCACTATCTTAGGTGCTTAAgatacacataaaaagatgctgcCCTGCTTTTTGAAGAGCTCAGTGTCAAGGAACAAAGGTTATTCTTCCAAGATGCCCTTACTTTCAAGTTTTAGCAACATTTTATCTCTAAGGACTTATATTTACAGTATCATCAAATATAAAATAGGTTCCCTGTAAACTTCTCTATCAATTTTTTGATTTATAGATATAAGCTCTGCATATAAGcacactatatttatatatacttaaaagtatCTTTTCTTATACCTCATTTTgttataaaaagattttagaattaCTCAAAACCAAGTACTTGTTAGAGTTGTCCTTTTGTTAATCTTACAGAAGTTTTTACTATATTTGAAGGGTTAAgtcatgactttttaaatatgcttttttaaaaattcaaaaaatgttGCTTCGTATCTTACTAGGTTCTTATATGAGATAGTATTTTCTCAATACAAAGCatacaaagtaaaataagacCAAGAAGAAAGTAGATAAAATGAGTAAGAGGAGATTCTAATTCAGTCCCTAAATgcaaatgttaaaacaaaaattataactaATAAAAGAGCCACAATATAAAATCAAGACATTTCAAGAATCTCCCAAAGAGATGAGATTTAAGTCTCCATCTATTTCTCAACAGCCCTAAATATTCATGCTTCTTTAATAATAAGGAATCCAGGTATCTTCATCCCTCCACCTTCGATAACTTTCCTCTGTAGTTCAAGAGATATAAGTATCTATGTAAACTATTTATACTGGCATATCTTCTTTCAATCAATTTTCCTATAGAGATCTAGTAAGTCAAAGGAAGTTAAGCAACCTCTTGAAATCTGAAAGGTATTTTCCTGTGACCTTGACCtttgtttaaatatgtaataGCAAAAAATTTCAGAGTACTAGCTGAAGTACTCTATACTTCAGCTGAAGTACCAAATAGTACTCTATTTGCTTTAACTAACACTGCTTAAGCCTTTACTTACTATGAATTAAACATTAGCTTTCCATGCTTTGTCTCATGTAATCCTCCCAACTACCCAAAGTATAAATATGGAAACTGAATCTCAGAGATGGTGAGTTTCTTGCTCACAATCACACAGCTAAAATGAAGCATAGGTAATACTCAGGTCTCCTTGACTTAGGAGCTAGCATTCTGGGGaggcctgagtggcttagtggttgggcacctgcctttggtccagggcatgatcctggagtcctgggatcgagtcccacatcgggctcctcatggggagcctgcttctccttctgcctgtgtctctgcctctctgtgtgtctctcatgaataaataaataaataaaatcttaaaaaaaaaaaggagccagcATTCTTCACCAGCATGGAAAAacatccttttcatttttatccaagtgatttttaagaaataatttttttaaagattttatttatttatttgataagagggagcacacaagcagggccagcagtaggcagagggagagggagaagcaggctccccactgagcagggagcccaatgtggggctcgatctcaggaccctgggatcaggacctgagctgaaggcagacgcttcactgactgagccacccaggcaccccgagaaaTGAAATAGTAAATGTCTACTGTTACTTTGCAGAACTCACTTTTCAGCTGTCACTAGGACCTCTGTTTTGTCCAGCTCTGTCTGTGTCAGATCACTGTCtgtaagaacaaaaagaaatacgtTAAACTATCAGTATACTGTTCGGTTCTAGTTTGCCATAGAATAGTCCTCTTACTCTAGGATGATATTCAAGACGTGTCTAGTTTAGACAGATGCCTAGTTAGATGTTCTAACTGGGAATCTATGTCTTGATGGTCTCCATAATTagcaaaactgaaatgcaaacaTTTCCAAAGCAACATGCAAGTAATTCATGCTGATAATTTTGGAAGGTCAACTTAAAGTGGTAACTTTAgagttcattaaaaaaaggaaaaagcaagtaagtactatgtttttatatatgaatattcatcCCTAGATGTCATCCCTTAAAAAATTTAGTTTGAGGTCTTCAAAGGGAACACTATTATCAAGGGAGACTGCCAAAATGTACTGCAAACACTTACCTGTCTTTTCTACTTTTGGTAACTGCTGTACCTCATACACACAGTTCTGTGAGATACCTAGGTTTGGGGGCCAAATTGGAATAGATAAAATTCTTTGTCCCCGTGAAGACTGTTCCTGGCCAGATACCTAAACAAAATTTCAACAGGTATCTTaagtgaaaagattttaaataatttatgtattgaAAAGTTTATGTCTTAAATAAGAGGAAGCCCAAGAATGATAAATATTACCCTTATTCATCATAGTAAGTGATTATTTGTGCTTATGAAATCTTATTCAAATACAATCCAGAAAGCAGTTACGATTTACataaaaatggcaatatttctgTTTCCCGTACATGTTACTCTAATTGGGACATCTATATGATCTCTAACTTAGGACTAATActgcctctccctttttttttttttttttaggatgcctctccttttttgctttgtgcaattatattaatataaaatattacatattttatataattattatatgaaATACTAAGGGATCAATtcttacaaaaatttaaaactatcacTCAAAACTTAGTGGTGAAGAGTTTACTTTGGTTCAAATCTGGAAGACCAAATGATCTGAAGTAAGCAACAGAAAGTACAATGAAGATTAAACATGCAAGAAACATGGGATATAGTCagctaagaaattaaaaaacgtacataataaagaaatattagattaCTGTTTGGCCAACTATATTGCCCACATCCAGCATTCAAACTTCTATCAGGCCTCTTTATGAGTAGTTCCCTATTTACGAAGTATTAATGTCtatcaatgcttttatttttcttcttctctcccattttggatttttttctgccTGCCAATTCCTCCAAATAGAATGTTCCCTGCGTTAAGATGGGAAAGATGAAATTCCACCGAGTGAGGATCATTACTTATTAGTAGCTGGGGAACATCATCATAGCCTGGTAGAGTGAGGGTACAAGGTCATCAGGTTTTCAAACAGCCACGTGATGGCTCTCCTCACATTACAGTGAACAAAGAGACTAAGTCCACCTCCTAATAATGAGGAACCAGGCACTTACCTTGCCGATGGCAAGTCCTTCATAAttcaattttccttcctttataaaaCTATAGAGCGGAGAACCAGGAACAGAATTAAAGTCACCACACATAACAATAGGGCAGAAGCTGCCATCTTTCTGATGGGCAACACTGGAAATCTCTGCCAGAAGCATTGCCAACTGGGTCAGCTTAATATCACCTCGCCTTGGATTATACAACAGATGTGTGTTAGCTACACAGATCACAGGAGAGGCAGCACTTGGAATTTTGGGCTGCAAGAGTAACACTAATCCAACATTGTCTCTGTCCAACAGAGGAACGTCACGGCGATAGAATTCCACAGGGTTCACTGATAAGAGTGCAAATTTGGAATGTTTGAAGCAGATGGCACAGCCATCAGGTTTCCTTCCTGTCCGCATCTTGTATTCACAGTGATAACCTACGAGGAAGAAAGAAGTTTAACACAAGGACTcccaaatattacatatatatggcAAAACACAGCTCACCTAATATATCTGAACAACATTCACTGAAGAGTAATCTGCAAAGCATTAATAATGTAGGATGTTAAGTTTGGGACTGGGTCTAGGTACTAGGAATGGGTCTCCTTACAGGTAGACTTCAgtattaaatatgttaatgtgCATTATCATACTCTCATTTCTGTCCTAGTAAATGTTGTGACAAAGACAGTAGGGCCTTATGATAGTTTACACCCCCTTGACCCAGCAACCCATCTATGACCTTTCTGCCTCCAACTCTTCCCTGTTTGCTCCACCCCTCACACACCTCACCACCTGCCTTCAGGCACCtctatctcagggcctttgctttGGTATTCCTATTGTCTGAAAGGCTCTAGGCATGGCTTATTCCTTCATcttcttcaagtctttgctcaaatgtg carries:
- the ANGEL2 gene encoding protein angel homolog 2 isoform X5 produces the protein MSYNILSQDLLEDNSHLYRHCRRPVLHWSFRFPNILKEIKHFDADVLCLQEVQEDHYGAEIRPSLESLGYHCEYKMRTGRKPDGCAICFKHSKFALLSVNPVEFYRRDVPLLDRDNVGLVLLLQPKIPSAASPVICVANTHLLYNPRRGDIKLTQLAMLLAEISSVAHQKDGSFCPIVMCGDFNSVPGSPLYSFIKEGKLNYEGLAIGKVSGQEQSSRGQRILSIPIWPPNLGISQNCVYEVQQLPKVEKTDSDLTQTELDKTEVLVTAEKLSSNLQHHFSLSSVYSHYFPDTGIPEVTTCHSRSAITVDYIFYSAEKEDVAEQPGSEVALVGGLKLLARLSLLTEQDLWTVNGLPNENNSSDHLPLLAKFRLEL
- the ANGEL2 gene encoding protein angel homolog 2 isoform X4, producing the protein MEGTIQRHWEYICNHNKDKTKILGDQNVDPTCEDSDNKFDFSVMSYNILSQDLLEDNSHLYRHCRRPVLHWSFRFPNILKEIKHFDADVLCLQEVQEDHYGAEIRPSLESLGYHCEYKMRTGRKPDGCAICFKHSKFALLSVNPVEFYRRDVPLLDRDNVGLVLLLQPKIPSAASPVICVANTHLLYNPRRGDIKLTQLAMLLAEISSVAHQKDGSFCPIVMCGDFNSVPGSPLYSFIKEGKLNYEGLAIGKVSGQEQSSRGQRILSIPIWPPNLGISQNCVYEVQQLPKVEKTDSDLTQTELDKTEVLVTAEKLSSNLQHHFSLSSVYSHYFPDTGIPEVTTCHSRSAITVDYIFYSAEKEDVAEQPGSEVALVGGLKLLARLSLLTEQDLWTVNGLPNENNSSDHLPLLAKFRLEL